GTTGTTTAGACATCCTACCGCTCCCATGGAGGTGGTGAATCGGCATTGTTCCAGGGGTCCATTGTCAAGGCAGGATCACGCGCATTTTGGCGCGTCGCGTGGGCCATTTGTGGTGACCCTGATGGAACGGCTCAAGGAGTTGGATGTGGCATTCAGACCTCGCCACCACATTTAAGGCTGGCACCAGTATCCCTCTTTCGGCCTTCGGGTTGGTTTGAGACTTGCTGCCTCAATGTCACACCACTATGATAATCCTTCTTGACCcgcttttctacttccttgtctctcAAGGCACTACTTCGGGGCAAGAGGTTGCCTAGGTAGTGGAAATCTGTGTTGCCAGTGAAGATCTGGGCACTTCCTCTAGAGCtcagttatttaaaaaaaaatgttaacaGAAACTAGCCTCTATTCCTGGGTTTTCCATTTTTCTGCTTCTCCAACCAGAAAAGAAGCCATTTATGCTTACCCTTTGCTTCCTAgcatttaccttttttttttaaagtctgccATCAACATTTTCTAAAATCCCACAGTCGCTCTTATTTTTAAACCCTTCGATGTGGAAACTTGTCAAAGGCCTTTTCAATCTGTTCATTggacaccccccccgccccctcccgccacaTGGTTCTTGACCCCTTCAAAGAACTCTGGAAAATGAATGAAACACAATTTCCCCTATCAGAAATACTGTTGTCTTTCTCTAAGTGTTCAGTGATCCTAATCGGTTAATACAGTCTTCCAGTGTTTTTCGGCATAGAAGTGAGACGCCTGGATCTATCATTCCCAGGGTCATTTGGGGGACCTTTTTTGAGAGGGGCAGAATCATCAATCCGTCTTCTGTGATGATAAGCTACACACTCTTGCCCTGAGTTCTGCAACTCATCAGAACTCTTAAGCGGCTGAATGGCTTCCATAATCCAAAATCCACGCTAGCTTTTCTCCGGCACTGATGACCGTGTCCGGCACTCCTGATGGTGAGACTACGTCATATTTTCAGAAAAAACCTATGTACTTCTTGTGAACACCCGACACCCCAAGATAAGAAGACAAATAGAACAAGGGATGGATCAAGTCATCTCCTCAGTGTTTGGAGAAAGCTACAGCCTTCGGGTGAGTTTGGGAATGGCTCTGTTCAGGGCTGCTAAGGGAAGGAGAGGTAAGTGAACCTGTAAGGAAAGAGTAAGGGGTGTGGGTGTCcaaatctgtctctcccattaagaccggaagctccttgtgggcaaaaaaCACATCTGTTGCAGGTGTTCCTCactaccaaacgcttagtacggttcaGTGCACCCCGggggcactcagtagatactgttACAGCCCCTAGCTCTTGCTGTATTTTGTAGTTTGGGGAGAATATCGTggtctcttgggcctcagttctaccGTCTGTAAGCCGGGGTAAGAGTATCTGCCTCCACCCTACATCCAAGGAAGAATGGAAAAAATTAACAGGAGGCTACCGTTTGCCAAGGCTTTAGAGAGCCATAGAAGTGGACACCTGTCAATCCCAGTTAGCTGTATTCAAAGGATGGGATAAAAAGGCAGCAGTCCAGAGCGAAAGAGTAATTTCACCTGTGAGCTCATTGCTTTCGGAGACCGACTTTACGTCAAGCCTGCCTTCGTTCCCAGAAAATCATGTTTATAGCTCTTGGTTTGACGGTGTGTTGCCCCTGAACTGTGTAGCTGAGGTTATTTCTTTTCCAATTCTGTATCCatctgggatttattgagtacgtgCTGAgtatgcagcactgtactaaacgcttgggagagcgccgTGTACTagtctaagctcctggtgggcagggaacgtgtctccctactctgttacattagactctcccaagcacttagaacagtgctctgcacacggtaagcgctcaataaataccactgattgagtgcggTAGCATTAGtagatgagcccgttgttgggtagggattgtctttttaAATGCAAAAAAGGGGAAAAGTAGAGATAAGCAAATTCTCTATTTTCTGGTTAATAGATTGTTTTTACTGTCTAACTCAGAACATCAAATTCTTACCTTCTGAAGGGGTCAGTGAAGCGAAGTATTTGaaagctttctctctctcattttttcttAAAGTTTGATTTCCAGCaagtggtaaagagttttttcCCTCCGGGAAGTGAAGTGGTTAATGGAGAAGATCTAAGCTTCGCATACGAATTCAAATCCGATGCCCTGTTTGATTTCTTCTATTGGTTCGGGCTCAGCAAAAGCACGGTTGAAGTGCATGGAAAAGTTTTGAATTTGTCTACGACCAGTTCAGCCAAGAAGGAGACGATCAAGTTATTTCTGGAAAAGATGAGCGAGCCCCTCGACAGGAGGACCAGTTTCTCAGACCGGAAGTTCAGTGTTACCTCTAGAGGTAGGTTTGTGTCTCATGAGACTCAGTGTCCCTGCTGTTGTATcttttatctgtcatttatattaatgtctgtctgtcccaccaatcaatcagtggtatgagtgcctgctgtgtgcggagcactgtactaagcacttgggagagtacagtataacagagttggtagacctgttccctgcccacagtgagcttccaggctagagggagagacagatattaagataaataaatttcagagatgTATTGTTGGACTGGTGCGGGGAATAGCAAGTGCCCAGATTGCTTCTAATTTCCATGGGCATTACCTCTATTTCCGTGAATTAGTGACACTGCGATAAAAATCACGTAGCAATGCGAATTGCTAGGCGCAGTTGATGgattctcccctcccctactGACAAGGATTAAACTAGGCTGTAAAATCATACAAGATCCGAGATTCTCCCTCAGCGCTGAGGTGATAGTAGGAACCcgggaagtagcatagcctagtggataaagcacgtgcctgggaaccacaggatctgggtgctaatcccggctcctccgtgtGCCTGCCGTGACTTAGTTGCTTCTTGCTTCAGTGTCCTcgactgcaaaacggggactcgGTACCTGCCGTTCCTcgtgattaggctgtgagccctatgtgagacagtgaCCGTATccgacgtgattaacttgtatctaccccagaatttagaacaatgctcgacacgtagcaaatgcttaacaaataccatatgaaaaaaccttaataaatgtaattatcaGAGGGGAGTTTTTACTCTAGAATGAACCTACCTTTCTAAACAGATAACAGATGCACCATCAGAtgcatacagtgcccggcacatagtaggcgcttaacaaataccgttattaattTTGAAGGTGTCATTGTGATGGGGCCCCACCTTTTATCACACTAAATTCCGCAGTTTCTCTTCTGGAACCCCAGGACCACTGATCATTGCAGGGTATATTTACCTTTCTAATTTCTGAATGGCAAATCTTCCCAACTTTGGTGTCTTTCAGGTTCAATAGACGACGTTTTTAACTGCAATCTGTCTCCCAGATCATCACTGACAGATCCTCTTTTAACGGGATTGCCAATCCCAGGAGTTATGGAATCGGAAGAGAGTTAAATACGCAGATGATCGGTGTCCCGTGCTCAGCTTTTATGATCAACTGAAAGCTAGGCACCAGAGCTGTCAGGATAGAAGGTGAACTGGAGGGGTTTGCCCCCTGCTTTTtaatctcctcccaccccccaccccatttctgcTTTAGAGGACAGGACTTTTTGCCTCTCTGGGGCCCTTAGCATCTCCTGTAGAATtgcgctctctctccctttgccgtGGGCTGTTATAACCCAACAAGCCCCTGCTCCTGTGGGATTATTTAGGTCAGGATTCACCTCTGAGGCCAATAAACAAGGAAATTCCCCTGCTGATGACCGATACTCTTGCCAAAGCCGAGCTTAGTAGGGGGGGTCAGACCCCTGCTTCTGGCCAGATGCAGATGTAAGAAGAGCTCTCTAATGCTCCTAAGCACTAAGATTAGTAACCCTCTTGGACTTGACAGACCGAGGAGTGTCTGATATTTGATCTTCTGCGTATAAAATGATCAGTGAAGTAGACGATAGGACCGCATTCAGCACTGACAGATGCGGGATAATAAACAAAGGGCGGCTTTCTTTAAAGAGAATATATTATGTTCCTCTTACTTTAATTGACCCGCTGCACTGCTAACCTTTTACAACTGAAAGAAGAGATGTAGAATGTTCCCAGCAATTAATTCTCCTCTTGTTCGTTCTCTTGGAATTGGAGAGATTAAGTGAAACTTCAgtgttaatgatatttattgggtatagtgcactgtattaaacacttgcgaaaatacaacagaagtgcgaaaatacaacagaagcgcAAAAACCGTTTCTTTCCCACTGgattcaggcaatcatatttagggtctactgtgtgcagagcagtgttctaagcgcttgggagagtagagaagcagtgtggctcagtggaaagagcccgggtttgggagtcagaggatatgagttcgaatcccggctccgccacttgtcagccgtgtgactgtgggcaagtcacttctctgtgcctcagttacctcatctgacaaatggggattaactgtgaacctcacgtgggacaacctgatgaaccctgtatctcccccagtgcttagaacagtgctctgcacatagtaagcgcttaacaaataccaacattattattattacttatgggtATAACTTCAGAAGTCTAGAAAATGTTTTCAAAGCATATAAAGCTAAAAAGATCAGTTCTGGGTGTAACTGTTACATTTTtctgggggtttttttcttttcctttttctcttctgggGAATACAAGACCCCATCCTTAGCGACCTAGACATTCCTTGGGGCTAGATTCCTTGGTGGAACTTGGGGTCTGCTTCTTTTCTTAACGTCTGGAAATGGCATTCCGGGACAAttggtagactgtaaggtcactttgagggcagagatcatatcttctcattcgattatcctctcccaaggccttagcacggtgctctgcccacaggaggtgctcagtagatactgttgattgatctcCGAGGTAGACAAACCTGCCTCTCATTgtacctgactttttttttatctTCACGTGCCAGCTTTCTAGGTAGAATAGCTGTAAAACAGGCTCGCTCAGGGAATGTAAAAAAGCAGTTTTCTGTTTGGGAAGGTTGAGGGTAAAGCTTCATGTCTAGATGTTGCCAAGCAGGAAGGATCATTCTCGTTCTCAGCGGGTTCCTGGGGCGGGTCTGTAACTCACTCCGATGAGTCGGACACCGGTGGAGCAGTAAAGCCGTAAATGATTTTCCTGCGCTACATCTCCAAATCGGTTCTTCGTTGTCTTTGCGCATCGCACACCCTGAAAGGATAACCCTCACCTAAGTGACCGTGTCAGTGTTCGGGAAGCGGCTTGTTAGGGTAACTGATTTTTGCGGGATCAGATCCTTCTTTGTGGTGAAGTTCTCTCAGACTTCCTGCTATTACcacgttcttcctcctcctcctcgtttttGTAATTTTTATGTCCGTGTCCttctttacactgtgagctccctgagggcaagtgACATGCATTTTGCTTTGAGTGaattcttccaagtggttagttctGTGCtgtgcgttcaataaatgcccctgatgagGTAGCCATTAACTCCAGTTTAGTGCATGTGAACTCGAACTTCTACTGGACTTTGTGGTCTCCGAAATGTATGAATAAAGCCATTTGAAAAtttccacctgctcctcccactcttcccatctccccaagCTCTGCAGTCTAGAGACGGGTACTATTTTGGGTAGGCTTTAGTTTTTTCTTCAGCCCTGATTTCTTTATTGGATCTTCTGTGTTTATGGGGGAATAATCAAATTCTTCCTTTTCCTACTCCTGACTCAGAGAACAAAGGAGCAGAAAAATCCACGATAAATCCCAGGACCATTTTTCTTGTTTCATAGAATCTGAttatggggcttttttttttttaccagtttcTTTCTTATTCACTTATTAAAACATGTTCTATCACTTGTGTCTGACTCAGTGATTTTTATCATTTTCCGCAGCTAACGCCCCGCTCAACTAGGAGGGACCAAATTTAAAGCACTAAGAGTTTTCTGGCATTAGATTCCAGAgttccaagcccttaggacagtgattTATACCCAGGGGTCACTCGAGAATCGTAACTACTtcgattgtatatatttttattaccctattttgttaatgagatgtacatccccttgattctatttattacctttgttttaatgagatgtacatccccttgattctatttattgctattgtttttgtctgtct
This sequence is a window from Ornithorhynchus anatinus isolate Pmale09 chromosome 20, mOrnAna1.pri.v4, whole genome shotgun sequence. Protein-coding genes within it:
- the MEDAG gene encoding mesenteric estrogen-dependent adipogenesis protein, with the translated sequence MAAEGARPSLTSISSGELRSLWTCDCELAVLPLRQLLLLQAEAFRLRGPLLLHLPGPHRGGFNVFGHGVVRLDGRLYRLGNYIKRFVELTSHRDYKDYRETVLSRPMLFFTGVRTGAGPSCQEKTYVLLVNTRHPKIRRQIEQGMDQVISSVFGESYSLRFDFQQVVKSFFPPGSEVVNGEDLSFAYEFKSDALFDFFYWFGLSKSTVEVHGKVLNLSTTSSAKKETIKLFLEKMSEPLDRRTSFSDRKFSVTSRGSIDDVFNCNLSPRSSLTDPLLTGLPIPGVMESEES